A genomic region of Leptospira terpstrae serovar Hualin str. LT 11-33 = ATCC 700639 contains the following coding sequences:
- a CDS encoding GAF domain-containing SpoIIE family protein phosphatase, giving the protein MTLDPQRSLSKFRSLLHISSILNANLDLHQLLPLIMLYSKDLLEAEASSLFLLEDEEFLYCEVALGEKGEIIQEYARLELGEGIVGMVAREKKPIALEDAYKDPRFNASMDKRTGFKTKSLICVPLFIEDKIIGTLEVINKTNNRIFDNSDLEYLVSLSEVAATAIQNANTKDSLDKRILELSLLYEFEKLSVSEKSLNELGKWILNRVLEYLGATSGTIYLANAENQELSILSAKGIPEEAYEKIKVPFGSGVSGWVAERRESLLIHNLDLDPRYNKLSPYKFESKSLISAPLIFQNELLGVISINNKLSGYAFQHSDLDLLTNIAARLSSTIKNAQLFHQIIDTGKELNRAKNIMKKIMPSILPSSNELSYGVAHIPLEQVGGDFYDVTQLEDSKFSILIADISGHGLSAAVLAAMAHMVLKNFEQDIKLSPSLFLTTLNHMLYGKLAGNFLTAFYGIIDLKNNTILCANAGHHAPFLLDKKDSPIVQLDVKGKILGLIPDLFYEEKTFSFVPGNRIVMYTDGITEHMSKDHNKRYDEELFQKAILKFKTLGTQDSADGLILAAKEYVGSNDFADDVTVLLVDRI; this is encoded by the coding sequence ATGACTTTAGATCCGCAAAGAAGCCTTAGTAAGTTTCGCAGCTTACTCCATATCTCTTCCATTCTGAATGCAAACTTAGATTTGCACCAACTCCTCCCTTTAATTATGTTATATTCTAAAGATCTACTAGAGGCTGAGGCAAGTTCCCTTTTCCTTTTGGAGGACGAAGAATTTCTCTATTGTGAAGTGGCACTTGGGGAAAAGGGAGAAATCATCCAGGAGTATGCAAGGCTTGAGTTAGGGGAAGGCATCGTGGGAATGGTGGCCAGAGAGAAAAAACCCATTGCTTTGGAAGATGCTTACAAAGACCCAAGATTCAATGCGAGTATGGACAAACGCACTGGATTTAAAACTAAATCTCTAATTTGTGTTCCACTCTTCATCGAAGATAAAATCATCGGAACACTTGAGGTTATAAATAAAACAAACAACCGTATCTTTGATAATTCTGATTTGGAATATTTAGTATCTCTATCGGAAGTGGCTGCGACTGCCATCCAAAATGCAAATACCAAAGACAGTTTAGACAAACGTATCCTCGAATTATCCTTGTTATATGAATTTGAGAAACTATCAGTATCTGAAAAAAGTTTAAATGAACTGGGGAAATGGATTCTAAACCGAGTATTAGAATATTTAGGTGCAACTTCGGGAACGATTTATCTCGCCAATGCGGAAAATCAAGAACTAAGTATCCTTTCAGCAAAAGGAATCCCAGAAGAGGCCTATGAAAAAATCAAAGTTCCTTTTGGATCAGGAGTTTCCGGTTGGGTGGCAGAAAGAAGAGAAAGCCTACTCATTCACAACTTAGATTTGGATCCTAGATACAACAAACTTTCTCCTTATAAGTTTGAATCAAAATCTCTTATTTCAGCACCACTCATCTTTCAAAACGAATTACTTGGTGTAATCAGTATCAATAACAAACTTTCTGGGTATGCATTCCAACATTCTGATTTGGATCTACTCACTAACATTGCAGCAAGACTCAGTAGTACAATTAAAAATGCACAACTTTTCCATCAAATTATAGATACGGGAAAAGAACTGAACCGAGCCAAAAACATCATGAAAAAGATCATGCCTTCGATTCTACCCAGTTCCAACGAACTTTCGTATGGTGTGGCACACATTCCATTAGAACAAGTTGGTGGTGATTTTTATGATGTTACTCAATTAGAAGATTCTAAGTTTTCCATTTTGATTGCAGATATTTCGGGTCACGGTCTTTCAGCAGCGGTGCTTGCTGCAATGGCTCATATGGTTTTAAAAAACTTTGAACAAGACATCAAACTCAGTCCTTCTTTGTTTTTAACAACACTAAACCATATGTTGTATGGAAAATTGGCTGGGAATTTCTTAACTGCTTTCTACGGAATCATCGATTTAAAAAACAATACCATCCTTTGTGCCAATGCAGGCCACCACGCCCCATTTTTATTGGACAAAAAAGACTCACCTATTGTTCAGTTAGATGTCAAAGGAAAAATTTTGGGACTAATTCCAGATTTATTTTATGAAGAAAAAACATTTTCCTTTGTTCCAGGAAACCGCATCGTAATGTATACAGACGGTATCACAGAACATATGTCTAAAGACCATAACAAACGTTATGACGAAGAGTTATTTCAAAAAGCCATTTTAAAGTTCAAAACTCTTGGCACTCAAGATTCTGCAGATGGCCTCATCCTTGCAGCCAAAGAGTATGTAGGATCAAACGACTTTGCAGATGATGTGACTGTATTGTTAGTGGATCGGATTTAA
- the odhB gene encoding 2-oxoglutarate dehydrogenase complex dihydrolipoyllysine-residue succinyltransferase, giving the protein MAIEIKVPEMGESVTEATISAWTKKEGDAVKVDEVLAILETDKVSLEIPAPTSGVLKSITKKVGDVVHVRDIIGAIEEGAVASAPTSSSAPTPKAETPAAQPNTGKVNEELPPAARKLIEENKLDISKITGTGRNGQITKEDVVLFMEKGGASAPKAATPSPEIPKAVVVSANAGPRETVVPMSKLRQTIANRLVQAQHTAAILTTFNEVDMSPIMELRNKYKDKFKETHGVGLGFMSLFTKAVVAALKAYPAINAEIRGTDIVYKNFYDIGVAVGGPKGLVVPIVRNADLLSFAGVEQEIARLAGKVKDGKISLEDMEGGTFSISNGGVYGSMMSTPILNPPQSGILGMHNIVKRAVVVNDQIVIRPMMYLALSYDHRIVDGKEAVQFLVKIKEMVEDPTRLLFEV; this is encoded by the coding sequence ATGGCAATAGAAATCAAAGTCCCCGAGATGGGGGAATCCGTAACCGAAGCGACTATCAGTGCTTGGACCAAAAAAGAAGGCGATGCTGTCAAAGTAGACGAAGTGCTCGCCATTTTAGAAACAGACAAAGTCTCATTAGAAATTCCTGCTCCGACAAGTGGAGTCTTAAAATCTATCACCAAAAAAGTGGGAGATGTGGTTCATGTGCGAGATATCATCGGCGCCATTGAAGAAGGTGCTGTAGCTTCGGCTCCTACTAGTTCTAGTGCTCCTACTCCCAAAGCAGAAACTCCAGCAGCGCAACCTAACACAGGCAAAGTGAATGAAGAACTTCCTCCAGCCGCTCGTAAACTCATTGAAGAAAATAAATTAGATATTTCGAAAATTACAGGAACAGGTCGTAACGGCCAAATCACAAAAGAAGATGTGGTTCTCTTTATGGAAAAAGGAGGAGCTTCTGCGCCAAAGGCTGCCACTCCAAGTCCCGAGATTCCAAAAGCGGTGGTAGTTTCTGCAAACGCAGGTCCTAGAGAGACTGTAGTTCCCATGTCAAAACTACGCCAAACAATCGCTAATCGATTGGTACAAGCACAACACACGGCTGCCATCCTCACTACGTTTAACGAAGTGGATATGTCGCCGATTATGGAACTTCGAAATAAATACAAAGACAAGTTCAAAGAAACTCACGGTGTGGGTCTTGGGTTCATGTCTCTATTTACCAAAGCAGTGGTTGCCGCACTCAAAGCTTATCCTGCCATCAATGCAGAGATCCGTGGAACAGACATCGTCTACAAAAACTTCTATGATATCGGAGTGGCTGTGGGTGGACCGAAAGGACTTGTGGTTCCGATTGTGCGTAACGCCGACTTACTTAGCTTTGCCGGTGTAGAACAAGAGATCGCAAGACTTGCTGGCAAAGTAAAAGACGGGAAAATTTCTCTGGAAGATATGGAAGGCGGAACCTTCTCTATCTCCAACGGCGGTGTGTATGGTTCAATGATGTCGACTCCAATCCTAAACCCACCACAGTCAGGAATTCTCGGAATGCACAATATCGTCAAACGCGCCGTAGTCGTAAATGACCAAATTGTAATTCGACCCATGATGTATTTAGCTCTTTCTTATGACCACAGAATTGTGGATGGAAAGGAAGCAGTCCAATTCCTCGTTAAGATCAAAGAAATGGTAGAGGACCCAACAAGACTCCTCTTTGAGGTATAA
- a CDS encoding 2-oxoglutarate dehydrogenase E1 component, protein MTTDQMMSLYGDNVVLLEEYYKQFKEDPSSLTKDWIDFFQELERSSISSNGSGGNGFNGNGYVNYASTEHRKDSSLSDFGIINLLNAYRRQGHLAANLDPLGINKPNREFIDLKVKALKPSDLETEVDSGIANLGKAKLKDVIDWFEKTYCGSIGCEHYYLVNDEEREWLQNRMEPLANNEPISKKVALRLFEKLYQADSFENFLAKKFVGKKRFSLEGGETMIPMLDTLVEEAGGHKMDALVIGMAHRGRLNVLVNIIRKPAGLIFAEFEEKLNPGQLGYADVKYHLGYSNHVMTHYGKEVKLSLAFNPSHLEAVDPVIFGSVRARQEMAKDLDRSKFMPVAIHGDAAFAGQGVVAETLNMMNLDGYTVGGTFHIVINNQIGFTTLPSESRSTLYATDLAKGFQVPIFHVNGDDPEATYRVTKLALEYRQKFKKDVIIDLICYRRLGHNETDEPTFTQPQMYDIIKKHPKTISIYEEKLLKRGDITPEEIQFIKDGILQGLETSFQQAKEKDTRITVDTLGGVWSRYTKEPLDSDVHTELLQQQLGGIVKAVTTLPEGYTANPKHIKVLEDRKKMGAGELPIDWGFAESLSFGSILENGFPIRLGGQDAQRGTFSHRHATLSDIVNGKKLTLLNHISDKQAKIDIVNSSLSEYSCLGFEYGYSLADPNSLVMWEAQFGDFANNAQVIFDQFISSSEIKWQRMSGLVCLLPHGYEGQGPEHSSARLERFLQLCALDNIQVANLTTPAQYFHILRRQILQSFRKPLIIMTPKSLLRLKDAASSLEDITTGAFRKILPDPVAKPEKVEKLLFCSGKVYYDLRKAIDTQKLENVAVVRIEQLYPFPENHIKQMITSYGKLKKFVWVQEEPKNQGAWFFVRDRIEAVMPENKRLHYAGRSEFPSPACGHVVTHLKEQEDLVKDALS, encoded by the coding sequence ATGACAACCGACCAGATGATGAGTTTATACGGCGATAACGTCGTATTGTTGGAAGAGTATTACAAACAGTTTAAAGAAGATCCATCTTCATTAACCAAAGATTGGATCGATTTTTTCCAAGAATTGGAAAGGTCGTCCATTTCTAGTAACGGATCGGGAGGAAATGGGTTCAACGGAAACGGATATGTGAATTATGCATCCACCGAACACCGAAAAGACTCCTCACTCAGTGACTTTGGGATTATCAACCTACTCAATGCTTACCGAAGACAAGGCCACTTAGCTGCCAACCTCGACCCACTCGGGATCAACAAACCCAACCGCGAATTCATTGATCTGAAAGTGAAAGCCCTAAAACCAAGCGACTTAGAAACAGAAGTGGATTCTGGAATTGCCAATTTAGGGAAAGCCAAACTAAAAGATGTCATTGATTGGTTTGAAAAAACCTATTGTGGTTCGATTGGTTGTGAACACTACTACCTTGTCAATGACGAGGAAAGAGAGTGGTTACAAAACCGTATGGAACCTTTGGCAAACAATGAACCCATTAGCAAAAAGGTCGCTTTACGTTTGTTTGAAAAACTCTACCAAGCCGATAGTTTTGAAAACTTCTTGGCAAAAAAATTCGTAGGGAAAAAAAGATTTTCCCTCGAAGGGGGAGAAACCATGATCCCGATGCTCGACACTTTAGTCGAGGAAGCTGGTGGTCATAAAATGGATGCTCTTGTCATTGGTATGGCTCATAGAGGACGACTCAATGTTCTTGTAAACATCATCAGAAAACCAGCAGGACTTATCTTTGCTGAATTTGAAGAAAAACTAAATCCAGGCCAACTTGGTTATGCGGATGTGAAATACCACCTTGGGTATTCCAACCATGTCATGACTCATTACGGAAAAGAAGTCAAACTCTCTCTTGCCTTCAACCCTTCCCACTTGGAAGCTGTGGATCCAGTTATTTTTGGATCGGTTCGTGCCCGCCAAGAAATGGCAAAAGATTTGGACCGTTCTAAATTTATGCCTGTGGCCATACATGGGGATGCTGCCTTTGCTGGTCAAGGTGTGGTGGCAGAAACTCTCAACATGATGAACCTAGATGGTTATACAGTGGGCGGAACTTTCCACATTGTGATCAATAACCAAATTGGATTTACCACTCTTCCTAGTGAATCTAGATCTACCTTATATGCAACTGATCTTGCCAAAGGATTTCAAGTTCCCATTTTCCATGTCAATGGAGATGATCCAGAAGCCACTTACCGCGTCACAAAACTAGCGTTAGAATACCGTCAAAAATTCAAAAAAGATGTCATCATTGATTTAATCTGTTACAGAAGGCTTGGTCATAACGAAACGGATGAACCGACCTTCACACAACCACAGATGTATGATATCATCAAAAAACATCCAAAAACCATTAGCATTTATGAAGAGAAGTTACTCAAAAGAGGCGACATCACGCCAGAAGAAATCCAATTCATAAAAGACGGAATCCTTCAAGGACTCGAAACTTCTTTCCAACAAGCCAAAGAAAAAGACACTCGCATCACTGTAGATACTCTGGGTGGGGTTTGGTCTAGATACACTAAAGAACCTCTAGATTCAGATGTCCACACAGAACTCCTCCAACAACAATTAGGTGGGATAGTCAAAGCCGTCACTACCCTTCCAGAAGGATATACTGCGAATCCAAAACACATTAAGGTTTTGGAAGATCGTAAAAAAATGGGTGCTGGGGAATTGCCAATTGATTGGGGATTTGCAGAATCACTTTCTTTTGGTTCCATTTTGGAAAATGGATTTCCAATTCGTCTTGGTGGACAAGATGCACAAAGGGGAACTTTCTCTCATAGACATGCTACTCTATCCGACATTGTGAATGGAAAAAAACTTACCCTTCTCAATCATATCAGCGACAAACAAGCAAAGATTGATATCGTAAACTCTTCCCTTTCCGAATATTCCTGTCTCGGATTTGAATACGGGTACTCCCTTGCGGATCCGAATAGTCTTGTTATGTGGGAAGCTCAGTTTGGTGACTTTGCTAACAATGCGCAGGTGATCTTTGACCAATTCATTTCCAGCTCGGAAATTAAATGGCAAAGGATGTCGGGTCTTGTTTGTTTATTGCCACACGGATATGAAGGCCAAGGTCCAGAACACTCTTCCGCTAGGTTAGAAAGGTTCCTCCAACTTTGTGCTTTGGACAATATCCAAGTGGCCAACTTAACCACACCAGCCCAATACTTCCACATTCTACGTAGACAAATCTTACAGAGTTTTAGAAAACCGCTCATCATCATGACACCGAAGTCACTCCTTCGTTTGAAAGATGCGGCTTCTAGTTTGGAAGATATTACGACGGGTGCGTTTAGAAAGATCCTACCAGATCCAGTGGCAAAACCGGAAAAAGTGGAGAAGTTACTTTTCTGTTCTGGAAAAGTATACTACGACCTACGCAAAGCCATTGATACGCAAAAACTAGAAAACGTGGCTGTAGTGAGGATCGAACAACTCTATCCGTTTCCTGAAAACCATATCAAACAAATGATTACAAGCTACGGAAAACTGAAAAAATTTGTTTGGGTACAAGAAGAACCAAAAAACCAAGGCGCGTGGTTCTTTGTTCGTGATCGAATTGAGGCAGTGATGCCGGAAAACAAACGTTTACACTATGCTGGCCGTTCTGAGTTCCCAAGTCCTGCTTGTGGCCACGTAGTCACACATTTAAAAGAACAAGAAGATTTAGTTAAGGATGCACTATCCTAA
- the nirK gene encoding copper-containing nitrite reductase, whose protein sequence is MKQKDTEMYMKLPKPKILEIFLLLLVMTSLFTVCSGQKTEEAKLTYAPEVPPHIDRTNEAKVIVNMETVEVVGRLADGVEYTFWTFGGSVPGPMIRVREGDDVEFHLKNHPSSKMPHNIDLHAVTGQGGGAAASLTIPGHASKFSFKALNPGLYIYHCATSPVGMHIANGMYGLIFVQPKDDLPKVDKEYYVVQSEFYTKGKNGEPGLQPFSMEKAITEIPDYVVFNGSVGSLVEDRAITAKVGETVRLFVGNGGPNLVSSFHVIGEIFDNVYTEGGVLPNQKNVQTTLIPAGGSAIVDFKVEVPGTLILVDHSIFRTFNKGSLGMLKVEGEPNATVYSGKQDDTVYLPEGPAIQRMVTEVKPKASAKTPKEILANGERVYKSVCSACHMKEGQGVVGVFPPLAKSDYLNADKGRAIQILKKGLSGPITVNGQKYNNVMPHLELSNEEIASVLSYVYNQWGNKGIMVSEAEVK, encoded by the coding sequence ATGAAACAAAAGGATACGGAAATGTATATGAAACTACCGAAACCAAAGATCTTAGAAATTTTTCTTCTCCTTTTGGTCATGACAAGTTTATTCACTGTTTGTTCGGGACAAAAAACAGAAGAGGCCAAACTCACGTATGCCCCGGAAGTTCCTCCCCATATCGACAGAACAAACGAAGCCAAAGTGATTGTGAATATGGAAACTGTGGAAGTAGTGGGTCGGCTTGCCGATGGAGTGGAATATACTTTTTGGACATTTGGAGGTTCTGTTCCTGGTCCCATGATTCGCGTTAGGGAAGGTGATGATGTAGAATTCCACCTAAAAAACCACCCTTCGAGTAAAATGCCACATAACATTGATTTGCACGCAGTCACTGGTCAAGGTGGAGGAGCTGCGGCCTCCCTCACGATTCCCGGCCATGCATCTAAATTTTCTTTTAAAGCATTAAATCCCGGTTTGTATATTTACCACTGCGCGACTTCTCCTGTGGGAATGCATATCGCAAACGGTATGTATGGATTAATTTTTGTACAACCGAAAGACGACCTACCAAAAGTAGATAAAGAATACTATGTGGTTCAAAGTGAATTTTATACCAAAGGAAAAAATGGAGAGCCTGGACTCCAACCATTTAGCATGGAAAAGGCGATCACAGAAATTCCAGATTATGTTGTGTTTAACGGATCTGTGGGTTCACTTGTTGAAGATCGGGCTATCACTGCGAAAGTAGGGGAAACCGTCCGACTTTTTGTTGGGAATGGAGGTCCTAATTTAGTTTCTTCATTTCATGTCATTGGCGAAATTTTTGACAATGTTTACACTGAAGGTGGGGTTCTTCCAAACCAAAAAAATGTTCAAACTACATTAATTCCAGCGGGTGGTTCTGCTATTGTTGATTTTAAAGTAGAAGTTCCAGGAACTCTTATTTTGGTAGATCATTCCATCTTTCGAACATTTAACAAGGGTTCGCTTGGAATGCTGAAGGTGGAAGGGGAACCAAATGCCACTGTCTATTCAGGAAAACAGGACGATACAGTTTATCTTCCTGAAGGACCAGCCATCCAAAGAATGGTAACAGAAGTAAAACCCAAAGCTTCTGCAAAAACACCAAAAGAAATTTTGGCCAATGGGGAAAGAGTTTATAAATCAGTTTGTTCCGCCTGCCACATGAAAGAAGGACAAGGAGTTGTCGGAGTTTTCCCTCCATTGGCTAAGTCAGACTATCTCAATGCAGACAAAGGCCGAGCCATTCAGATTTTGAAAAAAGGATTGAGTGGGCCAATTACTGTGAACGGACAAAAATACAATAACGTAATGCCACATTTAGAACTTTCCAATGAGGAGATTGCCAGTGTCCTCAGTTATGTTTACAACCAGTGGGGTAACAAAGGAATCATGGTTTCTGAAGCTGAGGTAAAATAA
- the lpdA gene encoding dihydrolipoyl dehydrogenase, whose translation MEQYDIVVIGAGPGGYVAAVRAAQLGKKVAIIEKRKTLGGTCLNVGCIPSKALLDSSEEYHKTKHKLADHGISVKDVKIDIAKMMARKDKVVSEVTSGVDYLMKKNKITRYLGHATFVSKTEVSITSEDGKKESISGTNIIIASGSTPIEIPPLPVDGKNIITSDHAIGLDAVPEHLIIVGAGVIGLELGSVWLRLGAKVTVVELMPRLFGTADQAMASLAERLLTGQGISFLFETKVHGAKVKGKKVEVEIEGKDGKKTVLEGDKVLVSIGRRPNTDGLGAKEIGIEMTDRGRIKVEPNKFQTNIPNIYAIGDVVDGPMLAHKAEDEGIAVAELISGKYGHVNYKAIPWIVYTWPEVAWVGLGEEELKAKGIEYKVGKYMFKPNARAKAMNETDGQVKVLADKKTDKLLGVYIVGPRASDMIAEAAIAFEFGASAEDIARSTHAHPTLSEVFREAAMDADAKWSIHS comes from the coding sequence ATGGAACAATATGATATCGTTGTCATTGGAGCAGGTCCCGGTGGTTATGTAGCGGCAGTTCGTGCCGCACAACTAGGTAAAAAAGTTGCTATCATTGAAAAAAGAAAAACTCTCGGGGGGACTTGTCTCAACGTGGGTTGTATTCCTTCCAAAGCTCTTCTCGATTCTTCCGAAGAATACCACAAAACAAAACACAAATTAGCCGATCACGGAATCTCTGTGAAAGATGTAAAAATCGACATCGCAAAGATGATGGCCCGTAAAGACAAAGTGGTCAGTGAAGTGACATCTGGTGTTGACTACCTGATGAAAAAAAATAAAATCACTCGTTACTTGGGACATGCGACTTTTGTTTCTAAAACAGAAGTTTCCATTACTTCAGAAGATGGAAAAAAAGAATCCATCTCTGGAACCAATATCATCATCGCATCTGGATCCACTCCTATCGAGATCCCTCCCCTTCCTGTAGATGGAAAAAATATCATTACTTCTGACCATGCAATTGGTTTGGATGCTGTACCAGAACACCTAATCATTGTAGGTGCTGGTGTGATTGGACTAGAACTTGGTTCAGTTTGGTTACGACTCGGTGCCAAAGTCACTGTGGTGGAACTTATGCCGCGCCTTTTCGGAACTGCCGACCAAGCGATGGCAAGTCTTGCCGAAAGACTACTCACTGGGCAAGGGATTAGCTTCCTCTTTGAAACCAAAGTGCATGGGGCCAAAGTAAAGGGCAAAAAAGTAGAAGTGGAAATCGAAGGCAAAGATGGTAAAAAAACAGTTCTCGAAGGAGATAAGGTTTTAGTTTCCATCGGTCGCCGACCAAATACAGACGGTCTTGGTGCCAAAGAAATTGGAATCGAGATGACTGACCGCGGTCGTATCAAAGTAGAACCTAACAAATTTCAGACGAACATTCCGAATATCTATGCTATTGGGGACGTGGTCGACGGTCCGATGCTTGCTCACAAAGCAGAAGATGAAGGGATCGCTGTTGCGGAACTGATTTCTGGAAAATATGGCCATGTAAATTATAAAGCCATTCCTTGGATTGTCTACACTTGGCCAGAAGTGGCTTGGGTAGGTCTTGGCGAAGAAGAATTAAAAGCCAAAGGCATTGAATACAAAGTGGGTAAATACATGTTCAAACCCAATGCTCGTGCAAAAGCCATGAACGAAACCGATGGACAAGTAAAGGTTTTGGCCGACAAAAAAACGGATAAACTTCTCGGAGTTTATATCGTTGGGCCGCGTGCTTCGGACATGATCGCAGAGGCAGCTATAGCTTTTGAATTTGGTGCTAGTGCCGAAGACATTGCTCGTTCTACACATGCCCACCCCACTCTTTCCGAAGTATTTCGGGAAGCTGCGATGGATGCTGATGCGAAATGGTCCATCCATTCGTAA
- a CDS encoding gamma carbonic anhydrase family protein has product MIRSFQGHTPSLHPTAWVAPSADVLGKVTIGEESSIWFQCVLRGDVNTITIGKHVNIQDMTLIHVARDLFPVTIGDYVSIGHHATIHGCVLRDHSFVGMGAMLMDDVEIGEWSFVGAGSLVPPGKKIPPGVLVIGSPAKIIRDITDKDREIITRTANNYAKYKENYRKEGIGGTSLS; this is encoded by the coding sequence ATGATCCGTTCTTTTCAAGGCCATACCCCTTCTCTCCACCCCACGGCCTGGGTGGCACCCTCTGCTGATGTACTGGGAAAAGTCACGATTGGCGAAGAGTCTTCTATTTGGTTCCAATGTGTCCTTCGTGGTGACGTAAATACCATCACCATTGGCAAACATGTCAACATCCAAGACATGACTTTGATACATGTGGCAAGAGATTTGTTTCCCGTCACCATTGGGGATTATGTATCCATTGGTCACCACGCGACCATTCACGGTTGTGTTTTGCGAGACCATAGTTTTGTGGGGATGGGTGCCATGCTTATGGACGATGTGGAAATCGGAGAATGGTCCTTTGTGGGTGCCGGCTCCCTGGTTCCCCCGGGAAAAAAAATTCCTCCGGGAGTTCTTGTCATAGGTAGCCCTGCAAAAATCATCCGAGACATCACAGACAAAGACCGCGAAATCATCACCCGCACGGCAAACAATTACGCAAAGTATAAAGAGAACTACCGTAAAGAAGGAATTGGGGGCACATCCCTTTCCTAA